Genomic segment of Parcubacteria group bacterium:
GTGAATATAAAAATTATACGGAGGATTATTTAACGCGCTATATATTGAATACATCGCTTTCTTGAAAACCTCGGCCAATTTGATTTTTTCTTCATTGGTAATCCTTTCAAAATAAGGTTTGTGCTTCTTCGGCATTACCCAAACTTCGAATGCCGCCCTCGAGGCAAAAGGACAAAAAGCGATAAACTCATCATTTTCAAAAATAATTCTTTTTTTGTGCTCGCTTTCATATTCCGCCTGAAGACAATAAACACATCCCTTGTTGCTTTTATAATATCTTTCTGCTCCTTGAAGCTCCAATGCAACATAAGGAGAAATAACCGGAATTGCAACAAGCTGCGAATGAGGATGAACAATGGAAGCGCCTACCTCTTTCCCGTGATTATGAAATATTCCGATATAATCAACTCCTTTTCTGTTCATCAGATCGATGTATCTGTCTTGATAGGCATCAAATACCTCCGCAATTTCTATTTCCTTGAGAAGCGGAATGTGATTGTAATGGTCTCTGGTTGCAATAACTTCGTGATATCCGAATCCATCCATTGAAAAATAAGGGCCTTCTCCGATTTTTTTCAAGTCTCCTTCTTGGGAAAAAGCCGGAAATTTGTTGGGAAAGACGCGAAGCGACCAATCTCCATCAGGTCTTTCGTAAATCAAGGAATCTTTTCCTTGCCCCGACTTTTCCGGATCGCAGAAAAGACATTCGTCTATGTCAATATCGTTTTTAACTTCTTCTCCTTTGCCATTTTTTGAAAAATCCTCCGGCC
This window contains:
- the galT gene encoding galactose-1-phosphate uridylyltransferase encodes the protein MKTKIENKSKTSSHSELRQDIVTGDWVVIATGRAKRPEDFSKNGKGEEVKNDIDIDECLFCDPEKSGQGKDSLIYERPDGDWSLRVFPNKFPAFSQEGDLKKIGEGPYFSMDGFGYHEVIATRDHYNHIPLLKEIEIAEVFDAYQDRYIDLMNRKGVDYIGIFHNHGKEVGASIVHPHSQLVAIPVISPYVALELQGAERYYKSNKGCVYCLQAEYESEHKKRIIFENDEFIAFCPFASRAAFEVWVMPKKHKPYFERITNEEKIKLAEVFKKAMYSIYSALNNPPYNFYIHTSPCDGKDYPHYHWHIEILPHTATWAGFELQTGIEISTIQPEAAAEYLRKQL